Proteins encoded in a region of the Perca fluviatilis chromosome 6, GENO_Pfluv_1.0, whole genome shotgun sequence genome:
- the LOC120561097 gene encoding piggyBac transposable element-derived protein 4-like, with product MRDSCRRNYHPGQEIAIDENGLLQSPRTGLKQYMKNKPVRWGYKLFVLADSRNGYTWDFFVYEGKCQGNSGKGLSYEAVMELIDVQLLGTGYKVFVDNFYTSPILFRDLLLKRIWACGTIRTNRIGFPRSKVNILVSKSPRGSIRWIRNGSLLFVQWRDTRDVFLCSTLHRAHAEDTVQRRVKGADGQWQLKDVSVPPVVKDYNRCMGGVDHSDALIGYYKVLQKTQRWYKTLFYHFMDIALVNAFLLQKDLANW from the exons ATGAGGGACTCCTGTAGAAGAAACTATCACCCTGGCCAGGAAATCGCCATTGATGAGAATGGTTTGCTTCAAAGCCCGCGCACTGGTCTGAAACAATACATGAAAAACAAGCCTGTTCGCTGGGGTTATAAACTCTTTGTTCTGGCAGACTCCAGGAACGGTTATACATGGGACTTTTTTGTTTATGAGGGAAAGTGTCAGGGAAACAGTGGTAAGGGACTCAGTTATGAGGCAGTGATGGAGCTAATTGATGTACAGTTGCTGGGCACTGGCTATAAGGTCTTTGTGGACAATTTTTATACAAGTCCAATCCTGTTTCGTGACCTCCTTCTTAAGAGGATCTGGGCATGCGGAACCATCCGCACAAACAGAATCGGATTCccaaggtcaaaggtcaacattCTGGTCTCAAAATCTCCCCGTGGCAGCATACGCTGGATCAGGAATGGCTCCTTGCTCTTTGTTCAGTGGCGAGACACAAGGGATGTTTTTCTGTGCTCAACTCTCCACAGGGCCCACGCAGAGGACACAGTGCAGAGGAGGGTCAAAGGTGCAGATGGGCAGTGGCAGCTGAAGGACGTCTCAGTTCCACCAGTGGTGAAGGACTACAACCG GTGCATGGGTGGAGTGGACCACTCAGATGCCCTCATAGGGTATTACAAAGTCCTGCAAAAGACCCAACGGTGGTACAAGACTCTGTTTTACCACTTCATGGACATCGCACTTGTGAACGCCTTCCTCCTCCAGAAGGACCTTGCCAATTGGTAA
- the LOC120560210 gene encoding alpha-1-antitrypsin homolog — MTMRAAVGLWVLSAVICVGRGHHHPDHLGHGNDKASQDTVEDGSANSVSLVNEANQEFSFRLYRQLAAHADSQGKNIFFSPASVSTALAALSVGAQGETHRQLFSGLGFNSSLLTQTDVDQAFQRFLQRANNTSQEDASEGTSVFVDNGFKPKPEFLQTLKHSYLADGFSVDFSQAAETADTINKYVEEKTNGKIDKLVENLDPSTVMYLISYIYYKGKWESPFDPELTKQDDFNVDENTKVSVDMMNMEKRFHTYHDHDLNTTVLQLPLNSSYSMLLMLPDVMATLENAISPNHVTKWLKAMTRPRKHDVYVPKFSIKTSYNLNDVLSEMGMTDMFGDRANLRGISEEQGLKVSDVVHKATLDMDETGAEAAAATGISIMPMSGFWGPVPVLKFNRPFMVLITERNTEKILFLGKIINPTI, encoded by the exons ATGACGATGCGTGCAGCCGTGGGTCTCTGGGTCCTATCAGCGGTGATCTGCGTGGGCAGAGGTCATCACCATCCCGATCATTTGGGTCACGGCAACGACAAGGCCAGCCAAGACACCGTAGAGGACGGCAGCGCCAACAGCGTCTCCCTGGTGAACGAAGCAAACCAAGAGTTTTCCTTCCGACTCTACAGGCAGTTAGCAGCTCATGCTGACTCACAGGGAAAGAATATCTTCTTCTCCCCGGCTAGTGTGTCGACCGCCTTGGCTGCGTTGTCCGTGGGAGCGCAGGGGGAGACTCACCGTCAGCTTTTCAGTGGTCTGGGTTTCAACAGCTCCCTCCTGACTCAGACAGATGTGGACCAGGCCTTCCAGAGGTTCCTCCAGAGGGCCAACAACACATCTCAGGAGGACGCCAGCGAAGGGACCTCTGTTTTCGTGGACAACGGCTTCAAGCCAAAGCCGGAGTTCCTGCAGACCCTGAAGCATTCGTACCTCGCAGATGGGTTCAGTGTGGACTTCAGCCAAGCCGCAGAAACTGCTGATACCATCAATAAGTACGTGGAGGAGAAGACCAACGGGAAGATTGACAAGCTGGTGGAAAACCTGGATCCAAGCACAGTCATGTATCTCATCAGCTACATCTACTACAAAG GAAAGTGGGAGAGTCCGTTTGACCCTGAGCTCACCAAGCAGGACGACTTCAACGTGGACGAGAACACCAAG GTTTCAGTCGACATGATGAATATGGAGAAACGTTTCCACACCTACCACGACCACGATCTGAACACAACGGTCCTTCAGCTCCCCTTAAACAGCTCCTACTCCATGCTGCTGATGCTGCCTGACGTCATGGCAACACTGGAGAACGCCATTTCCCCGAACCACGTCACCAAATGGTTGAAGGCTATGACGAGACCCAG GAAACATGATGTATATGTTCCAAAGTTCTCCATCAAGACTTCTTACAACCTCAACGATGTGCTGTCAGAAATGGGAATGACAGACATGTTTGGTGATCGGGCAAATTTGAGAGGCATTTCAGAGGAGCAAGGACTGAAAGTCTCAGAT GTTGTGCACAAAGCTACGCTGGACATGGACGAGACCGGAGCCGAAGCTGCGGCTGCCACAGGGATCAGCATCATGCCTATGTCTGGCTTTTGGGGCCCTGTCCCTGTGTTGAAGTTCAATCGTCCATTCATGGTCCTCATCACTGAACGCAACACTGAGAAAATCCTCTTCTTGGGCAAGATTATCAACCCAACCATCTGA